The following proteins are encoded in a genomic region of Streptomyces lunaelactis:
- a CDS encoding tyrosine-type recombinase/integrase — MLWLKWTPAHGGKPSAVLPGPGARPARGEIRINKVLTAVRMFLFYGVTNKMVPGWVLEQIYEVGDSRDLPGEAQGESGDMRPRLRARHRVQEPETDIDRASDEEVVAMFLACRSARDRLTLLLLSRVGLRPGQVAGLRRSDPHLMMESQSLGCDIEGAHVHVARRQNENGAWSKSKKTWAMPVDFLVVQAFDQYALECFEQLPSCDSDFLLVNLFRPPYGEPVTTDAIGELCESLSRRAGLGRMVTPRMCRHTMASNVVDAGGSLDEVQALLGQKNPNSPRPYLHPSRTRLRDAIERVPSPRLQFGGENR; from the coding sequence ATGCTCTGGCTGAAGTGGACTCCAGCCCACGGCGGTAAACCCTCGGCCGTCCTACCAGGGCCGGGGGCGAGGCCCGCCCGGGGCGAGATCCGGATCAACAAAGTCCTGACCGCGGTGCGGATGTTCCTGTTCTACGGCGTGACGAACAAGATGGTGCCGGGCTGGGTGCTGGAGCAGATCTACGAGGTCGGCGATTCCCGCGATCTGCCCGGCGAGGCTCAGGGCGAGAGCGGTGACATGCGACCTCGGCTGCGCGCTCGCCACCGGGTCCAGGAACCGGAGACGGACATCGACCGCGCCAGCGACGAGGAGGTCGTGGCGATGTTCCTGGCATGCCGTTCCGCGCGCGACCGGCTGACGCTGCTGCTCCTCTCACGCGTCGGCCTGCGCCCGGGGCAGGTCGCAGGCCTGCGCCGCAGCGACCCGCATCTGATGATGGAGTCCCAATCACTGGGCTGTGACATCGAGGGCGCCCACGTCCACGTCGCCCGGCGGCAGAACGAGAACGGCGCTTGGTCGAAGTCGAAGAAGACCTGGGCGATGCCGGTGGACTTCCTCGTGGTGCAGGCTTTCGACCAATACGCGCTGGAATGCTTTGAGCAACTGCCTTCCTGCGACAGCGACTTCCTGTTGGTCAACCTCTTCCGCCCGCCATACGGCGAGCCGGTGACCACGGACGCGATCGGCGAGCTCTGCGAGTCGTTGTCCCGCCGGGCCGGTCTGGGCCGGATGGTCACGCCGCGGATGTGCCGGCACACGATGGCCAGCAACGTCGTGGACGCCGGCGGCAGCCTGGACGAGGTCCAGGCCCTCCTCGGCCAGAAGAATCCCAACTCGCCAAGGCCGTATCTGCATCCGAGTCGCACCCGACTCCGGGATGCCATCGAGCGGGTGCCCTCTCCCCGTCTGCAGTTCGGGGGCGAAAACCGGTGA
- a CDS encoding tyrosine-type recombinase/integrase, with product MTIIHPIAASQPDEIADPLLEAISPEFLQLMSWDPEIRLLFIPRDHPQFSAPECLVEGCNKMVYYEFQQGLCVGCLRRWEKSGQGIEEFAGTAKRLWRAIGEVDCKVPQCARPSKGQATALCDAHLYQQRRIYKIPIEEFVQHPEVVPLEAFGPCQVAACYRQRQSPTGYCTAHAQRRRYEIRRGTLGDEDHWRRTTNAISECGVISLRGLPDRVVHEILYGLQERVNEGVMQKDYILRPFCDLARSQQITTLTELDLSHINHTTAGVAKGILKHLGRFGLTPETERHKDIWSGYAFGLDGNVYFDKISQFWLREATKAWALDDIPKRRGKSRTAVQAHINAIVQLSDSLRLNRPDHGEDVRAVARDDVTIFLNRLRFLSEQGEISGYAHVRVVRSARQLLSRMRTLGLIQRDQPLHGICETFALRPEDVPDDPEDNEAGRDLPPEVMAQLCQHLDSLEPTGAPEIRTAVELIIDTGRRPSEICRLPFDCLERDDDGKLTLVYDNHKSARKARRLPISGETGAVIVAQQERVRARFPNTPTDSLKLLPSVLTNATGTKPIGPEWLATRHRAWVGSLPEFLVPTVVTVKGRQVTKMLPFDKAKIFPYAFRHTYAQRHADAGVAPDALQSLMDHRQLTTTQQYYRVSETRKREAVERVTAMQFDRNGSRVWRKAQFLLDSEHARRAIGEVQVPYGLCTEPTNVQAGGHDCPVRFRCVGCDHFRTDVSYLPDLEAYLADLLRGRERLAAFAADSWAKAEAMPSDEEIARVRRLVKRVREDLEDLTEEDRIQIKEAVTVVRRTRRVVSLGLPRVGPPEDLRPERPAG from the coding sequence GTGACCATCATCCACCCCATCGCCGCCTCCCAGCCGGACGAGATCGCCGATCCTTTGCTCGAGGCCATCAGCCCGGAGTTCCTGCAGCTCATGAGTTGGGATCCGGAAATCCGGCTGCTGTTCATCCCGCGCGACCATCCGCAGTTCAGCGCGCCGGAGTGCCTGGTCGAGGGCTGCAACAAGATGGTCTATTACGAGTTTCAGCAGGGCCTCTGCGTCGGCTGCTTGAGGCGGTGGGAGAAGAGCGGACAGGGCATCGAGGAGTTCGCCGGGACCGCGAAGCGGCTCTGGAGGGCCATTGGCGAAGTCGACTGCAAGGTTCCTCAGTGCGCCCGCCCCAGCAAGGGCCAGGCCACCGCGCTCTGCGACGCTCACCTCTATCAGCAGAGGAGGATCTACAAGATCCCGATCGAAGAGTTCGTACAGCATCCCGAGGTCGTCCCGTTGGAGGCTTTCGGGCCGTGTCAGGTCGCCGCGTGTTACCGGCAACGGCAGAGTCCGACCGGCTACTGCACCGCTCATGCTCAGCGCCGGCGGTATGAAATCCGCAGGGGAACTCTGGGCGACGAGGATCACTGGCGGCGGACCACGAATGCGATCTCTGAGTGCGGCGTGATCAGTCTGCGCGGACTACCCGACCGGGTGGTGCACGAGATTCTCTACGGCCTGCAGGAACGCGTGAACGAGGGCGTGATGCAGAAGGACTACATCCTGCGGCCGTTCTGCGACCTGGCCCGTTCGCAGCAGATCACCACGCTCACCGAACTCGATCTGAGTCACATCAACCACACAACGGCAGGTGTCGCCAAGGGCATCCTCAAGCACCTCGGGCGCTTCGGCCTGACTCCCGAGACCGAGCGGCACAAAGACATCTGGTCCGGCTATGCGTTCGGCCTGGACGGCAACGTCTACTTCGACAAGATCAGCCAATTCTGGCTGCGTGAGGCCACGAAGGCCTGGGCCCTGGACGACATTCCCAAGAGGCGAGGCAAGAGCCGAACAGCCGTCCAGGCCCACATCAACGCCATCGTCCAGCTTTCGGACAGCCTGCGGTTGAACCGGCCCGATCACGGCGAGGACGTTCGTGCTGTCGCACGCGATGACGTGACAATCTTTCTGAACCGCCTGCGGTTCCTGAGCGAGCAAGGCGAGATCAGCGGATACGCGCACGTCCGTGTGGTCCGATCCGCCCGGCAGTTGCTGAGCCGGATGCGGACCCTGGGCCTGATCCAGCGTGATCAGCCCTTGCACGGGATCTGCGAGACCTTCGCCTTGCGGCCCGAGGACGTGCCTGACGACCCCGAGGACAACGAGGCCGGCCGCGACCTGCCGCCCGAGGTCATGGCCCAGCTCTGCCAGCACCTCGACAGCCTCGAACCCACGGGAGCCCCCGAGATCCGCACCGCCGTCGAGCTGATCATCGACACCGGCCGCCGCCCTTCTGAGATCTGTCGGCTTCCTTTCGACTGCCTCGAGCGGGACGACGACGGCAAGCTGACACTGGTCTACGACAACCACAAGTCGGCGCGGAAAGCCCGTCGCCTGCCCATCAGCGGCGAGACCGGCGCCGTGATCGTGGCCCAGCAGGAACGAGTACGGGCACGATTTCCGAACACCCCGACCGACTCGCTCAAGCTGCTGCCGTCCGTCCTGACCAACGCGACAGGCACCAAACCGATCGGCCCGGAGTGGCTCGCCACCCGTCATCGAGCCTGGGTGGGTTCGCTGCCCGAGTTCCTGGTTCCCACGGTGGTCACGGTCAAGGGTCGCCAGGTCACCAAGATGCTGCCCTTTGACAAGGCGAAGATCTTCCCTTACGCCTTCCGGCACACCTACGCTCAGCGGCACGCTGACGCCGGCGTCGCTCCCGATGCCCTGCAGTCCCTCATGGACCATCGTCAACTGACGACCACTCAGCAGTACTACCGGGTCAGCGAGACGCGCAAACGTGAGGCCGTGGAGCGGGTCACCGCGATGCAATTCGACCGGAACGGCAGCCGCGTCTGGCGGAAGGCGCAGTTTCTGCTCGACTCCGAGCATGCCCGCCGAGCCATCGGGGAGGTCCAGGTGCCCTACGGGCTCTGCACCGAACCCACCAACGTCCAGGCTGGCGGGCACGACTGCCCCGTCCGATTCCGCTGCGTCGGCTGCGATCACTTCCGCACGGACGTCTCCTACCTCCCCGACCTTGAGGCATACCTCGCCGATCTCCTCCGAGGCCGCGAACGCCTCGCCGCATTCGCCGCGGACTCATGGGCGAAGGCCGAGGCCATGCCCTCCGACGAGGAGATCGCCCGCGTTCGCCGCCTGGTCAAGCGAGTCCGGGAAGACTTGGAGGATCTCACCGAGGAGGACCGGATTCAGATCAAGGAAGCCGTCACCGTAGTTCGCCGCACCCGCCGGGTCGTCTCGCTCGGCTTGCCCCGCGTCGGGCCGCCCGAGGATCTCCGCCCCGAAAGGCCCGCGGGATGA
- a CDS encoding DUF6262 family protein — protein MTNPMIEGKRADSARRRERVLKAIDATLKSGGDITVSGLARAARVDRTFLYRHRDLLERIHAAANTPAEEGRMAAVSRASLQTDLANARERNRRLATRVRQLESRLSSQLGNAVWAESGLGAPVDIDHLQRRIALLEQEVAARQGELDERTEELEAARGANRELTRALNHRP, from the coding sequence ATGACCAACCCCATGATCGAGGGAAAGCGTGCTGACTCGGCCCGCCGCCGGGAACGCGTCCTCAAAGCCATCGACGCCACCCTCAAGAGCGGTGGAGACATCACCGTCTCCGGTCTCGCCAGAGCCGCTCGAGTTGACCGCACCTTCCTCTATCGCCACCGCGACCTGCTCGAACGCATCCACGCCGCCGCCAACACTCCCGCCGAGGAGGGTCGGATGGCGGCGGTCAGCAGGGCCTCGCTCCAGACCGACCTTGCGAACGCACGGGAACGCAACAGGCGCCTCGCGACACGGGTCCGGCAGCTGGAGAGCCGCCTGTCCTCCCAGCTCGGCAACGCCGTCTGGGCCGAATCCGGCCTCGGAGCACCCGTCGACATCGACCATCTCCAACGCCGCATCGCCCTACTTGAACAGGAGGTTGCCGCCAGGCAAGGCGAACTCGACGAGCGAACGGAAGAGCTGGAGGCGGCGCGAGGGGCGAACCGTGAGTTGACCCGGGCCCTGAACCACCGGCCTTGA
- a CDS encoding VOC family protein, protein MASIKQFQVTFDCAEPERLARFWCEVLGYVVPPPPEGFATWDDFKRSQPPEQRDSWFACCDPSGVGPRLYFQRVPEGKAAKNRLHLDVRVGTGLVGKERLAALEAECARLVPLGAVHVRTLYDGNDSCIPMKDIEGNEFCID, encoded by the coding sequence ATGGCATCGATCAAGCAGTTCCAAGTCACCTTCGACTGCGCAGAACCTGAGCGCCTCGCTCGTTTCTGGTGCGAGGTGTTGGGATACGTCGTACCGCCGCCACCGGAGGGGTTTGCCACTTGGGACGATTTCAAGCGCTCGCAGCCACCTGAGCAGCGGGACTCATGGTTCGCCTGCTGTGATCCCTCAGGTGTGGGCCCGCGACTGTACTTCCAGCGCGTCCCCGAAGGGAAGGCCGCCAAGAACCGGCTGCATCTTGATGTGCGGGTCGGCACCGGACTCGTGGGTAAAGAGCGCCTCGCCGCACTTGAGGCCGAATGCGCACGACTGGTCCCGCTCGGCGCGGTACACGTGCGAACGCTGTATGACGGCAATGATTCGTGCATCCCGATGAAGGACATCGAGGGCAACGAGTTCTGTATCGACTGA
- a CDS encoding peptidase inhibitor family I36 protein, whose translation MTRSAVAAVLALVPLSLPSSAQATGTVMKPGTGTTTSAVRAVGCPDGYVCIYPDINFGGQPWVRRAADGSVKDLPSQIRDDGSSIRNNSGKTARVYEKRNHHGRWVCVTRSGGSIHDLRSYNLNDQTRSLKINNNDCG comes from the coding sequence ATGACGCGTTCCGCGGTAGCCGCAGTCCTTGCTCTGGTGCCGTTGAGTCTGCCGTCGTCGGCTCAGGCCACCGGTACGGTGATGAAGCCCGGCACAGGTACGACAACCTCCGCCGTGCGTGCGGTGGGCTGCCCCGATGGCTACGTCTGCATTTACCCGGACATCAACTTCGGAGGGCAGCCCTGGGTCCGTCGGGCGGCTGACGGAAGTGTGAAGGACCTGCCCTCACAGATCCGCGACGACGGCAGCTCCATCAGGAACAACTCAGGCAAGACCGCCCGCGTCTACGAGAAGCGCAATCACCACGGACGGTGGGTTTGTGTGACCCGCAGCGGCGGCTCCATCCACGACCTGCGCTCCTACAACCTCAACGACCAGACCCGCTCACTGAAGATCAACAACAACGACTGCGGCTGA
- a CDS encoding ATP/GTP-binding protein: MAGLDLRALFGSNDRQLSADEAFTNRQGQWQTVAAALTEHLRHIAAPGFNVEDVEAPRRNVLVFYGVGGIGKSTLSRKLEAALAKTEQRPAQWGEPTWPDRPSILPVRIDLSRSVGTDFERVILTIRLALAELGRPLPAFDVALRRYWEHQHPGEPLEEYLRRGGLAARFGKALPQQMQSALSDVAQALLLPGTVGSVVGQVTGSLVRALRDRRQTVRALAGCTRLADLLEAEPDLDSLSYYPHLVAWELAQLPADEKIVPVILLDTFEDTGDRTHRDFERLLQRVVWLMPNAFFIVTGRSRLQWADEGIQGQLDWTGPAAWPGLAAHDNPVPRPSSGAALGRQILIGDFSREDCENYLTRRLTRDGQPLISEDLRSRIAGTLSDLTPEERHVLRAIALFDAFDLDLATRAAGLTHQAPALRLVERPFVLENPFGLWRYHLHARIRSMLRTVQDPTDDRWSPDDWAAAAERAFTALGRQWAAGSGRPLLVGCLRQGLPLARDFPLDLSWLTDAAFAYVSDSIWEPLVQPTHTGQAAGVHTAADALAELLNALARRQHEHRSRTVQRLSAVIDTGQLPDELHEMAVYYRAKAHRDLGRSEDSRHGMQYVADRGGRLAPRARRGLAHLARLAGDFPTALATADTLSWDGRHHRVRGDIWWPHGDMHQAAAAYETARTEAEEHGIAGERATSQAQRAFALAFMSPDQAADEIELAEQLLTGLVLRVTSATVRIAALIRDAGTTQDIEDRAELLRTEIGLAGVTVAEPILELALCFHYAVLGADHSVSASITRLNDLTRSGDYAYYVDIAHFMADLSLPADAPSRAQWLDGERPTRQRWRALVTTRRDRLHTAL, encoded by the coding sequence GTGGCTGGTCTGGATCTTCGCGCGTTGTTCGGCTCGAACGACCGGCAGCTGTCCGCAGACGAGGCGTTCACGAACCGGCAGGGCCAGTGGCAGACGGTCGCGGCCGCGCTCACCGAGCACCTGCGGCACATCGCCGCACCCGGCTTCAACGTCGAAGACGTCGAAGCGCCCAGGCGTAACGTTCTCGTCTTCTATGGCGTGGGCGGCATCGGGAAATCAACCTTGTCGCGCAAGCTGGAGGCCGCTCTCGCCAAGACTGAGCAGCGTCCCGCCCAGTGGGGCGAGCCCACCTGGCCCGACCGGCCGTCGATCCTTCCCGTACGGATCGACCTCTCCCGCTCTGTCGGCACCGACTTCGAACGCGTCATCCTCACCATCCGGCTCGCCCTCGCCGAACTGGGGCGCCCGCTGCCCGCCTTCGATGTCGCCCTGCGCAGATATTGGGAGCACCAGCATCCGGGCGAACCGCTGGAGGAGTATCTGCGCCGCGGCGGCCTCGCGGCCCGGTTCGGCAAGGCGCTGCCGCAGCAGATGCAGTCCGCGTTGTCCGACGTCGCCCAGGCGCTGCTGCTGCCCGGCACGGTCGGCTCTGTCGTCGGCCAGGTGACCGGCTCGCTGGTGCGTGCCCTGCGCGATCGCCGCCAAACCGTACGCGCCCTCGCCGGCTGCACGCGTTTGGCCGACTTGCTGGAGGCCGAGCCTGACCTGGACAGCCTCTCGTACTACCCGCACCTGGTGGCCTGGGAGCTCGCCCAGCTCCCCGCCGACGAGAAGATCGTGCCGGTGATCCTGCTGGACACCTTCGAGGACACCGGCGACCGCACGCACCGCGACTTCGAGCGTCTCCTTCAACGCGTGGTGTGGCTCATGCCGAACGCGTTTTTCATTGTCACCGGCCGCTCCCGGCTGCAATGGGCCGATGAAGGCATCCAGGGCCAGCTCGACTGGACGGGGCCGGCGGCCTGGCCCGGCCTGGCCGCCCACGACAACCCGGTGCCGCGCCCCTCGTCGGGTGCGGCGCTCGGCCGGCAGATCCTGATCGGCGACTTCAGCCGTGAGGACTGCGAGAACTACCTCACCCGTCGCCTCACGCGGGACGGACAGCCTCTCATCAGCGAGGACCTGCGTAGTCGCATCGCCGGCACCCTCTCCGACCTCACCCCCGAAGAGCGGCACGTCCTGCGCGCCATCGCGCTGTTCGACGCCTTCGACCTGGACCTGGCAACCCGGGCCGCGGGCCTTACCCACCAGGCGCCCGCACTCCGTCTCGTGGAGCGGCCCTTCGTCCTGGAGAACCCCTTCGGCCTGTGGCGCTACCACCTGCACGCCCGAATCCGCTCCATGCTCCGCACCGTCCAAGACCCCACGGACGACCGCTGGTCACCGGACGACTGGGCCGCGGCCGCCGAACGCGCCTTCACCGCCCTCGGCCGGCAGTGGGCTGCAGGCAGCGGTCGGCCGCTGCTGGTCGGCTGCCTGCGCCAAGGGCTGCCCCTCGCCCGCGACTTCCCTCTCGACCTCAGCTGGCTCACCGACGCCGCCTTCGCCTACGTAAGCGACTCAATCTGGGAACCCCTCGTCCAGCCCACACACACCGGCCAGGCGGCGGGAGTACACACGGCTGCTGACGCCCTGGCTGAGCTGCTCAACGCCCTCGCCCGTCGACAGCACGAGCACCGCAGCCGCACCGTGCAGCGGCTCAGTGCCGTGATCGACACCGGCCAGTTGCCGGACGAGCTGCATGAGATGGCCGTCTACTACCGGGCCAAAGCCCACCGTGATCTTGGCCGCTCCGAAGACTCGCGGCACGGAATGCAGTACGTCGCTGACCGTGGTGGACGCCTCGCGCCTCGCGCCCGCCGCGGCCTGGCACACCTGGCCCGCCTCGCCGGTGACTTCCCCACCGCCCTCGCCACCGCCGATACGCTCAGCTGGGACGGCCGCCACCATCGCGTACGCGGAGACATCTGGTGGCCGCACGGCGACATGCATCAAGCAGCCGCTGCGTATGAAACCGCTCGCACCGAAGCCGAGGAACACGGCATCGCCGGCGAACGCGCCACCTCCCAGGCCCAACGCGCTTTCGCCCTCGCCTTCATGAGTCCCGACCAAGCCGCCGACGAAATCGAACTGGCCGAACAACTGCTGACCGGGCTCGTCCTGCGCGTGACCAGCGCGACCGTCCGCATCGCCGCGCTCATCCGCGACGCCGGCACCACCCAGGACATCGAAGACCGCGCCGAGCTGCTGCGCACCGAAATCGGCCTCGCCGGCGTCACCGTCGCCGAGCCCATCCTCGAACTCGCCCTGTGCTTCCACTACGCCGTCCTGGGCGCCGACCACTCAGTGTCCGCCTCGATCACCCGCCTGAACGACCTCACCCGCAGCGGCGACTACGCGTACTACGTCGACATCGCCCACTTCATGGCCGACCTTTCGCTCCCCGCCGACGCACCCTCGCGGGCGCAGTGGCTCGACGGAGAACGGCCCACCCGCCAGCGGTGGCGCGCCCTGGTGACCACACGACGCGATCGCCTGCACACTGCACTGTGA
- a CDS encoding VOC family protein has translation MSTIQPVIITADQDVLLGFYTKLFGAEEIFRVPAEGPAFYLGLRIGDTDLGLVAKTNPGTGAAPRILLSIGVDDVDEMLGRVTALGGSVRGGPNDMPWGQRVAHIQDPDGNPVNLTQSIPAQ, from the coding sequence ATGTCCACCATCCAGCCAGTGATCATCACTGCCGACCAGGACGTCTTGCTCGGCTTCTATACGAAATTGTTCGGCGCCGAGGAGATCTTTCGGGTACCGGCGGAAGGCCCGGCCTTCTACCTCGGCTTGCGCATCGGCGACACCGACCTCGGGCTGGTGGCCAAGACGAACCCGGGGACCGGGGCGGCACCGCGGATCCTGCTCAGCATCGGTGTCGACGACGTCGACGAGATGCTCGGCCGGGTGACGGCGCTGGGCGGCTCGGTCCGCGGCGGCCCCAACGACATGCCGTGGGGACAGCGCGTCGCCCACATCCAGGACCCCGACGGCAACCCGGTGAACCTCACCCAGTCGATCCCGGCTCAGTGA
- a CDS encoding thermonuclease family protein: MPMLLIEGVFRIAGTRPDGDTVRFHPNNPDHWDLVPGRPVRRNSTGGANLRLEGIDTLETHYRPPSGGQELHQPKEFADRAADELLSWLGFTQVQRKPDGTVTSSTPQQAPGYILTRGADPHGRCVALVGKGQHAKRSGESIDAKVKELKKTVNHHLLAVGLAYPLFYRTLFPDLRQELTAVAQKARKDGEGLWPDDKTTDGAQAAAAPTITPDVVLPKFFRRLAEYIVLNNGDPDLGGFRAFLAQKADKFTVLSDGHFTTGLDLVVEVINATEVRMTREPEDLVFDEG; encoded by the coding sequence ATGCCCATGCTGCTCATCGAGGGCGTCTTCCGGATTGCCGGGACCCGCCCGGACGGCGACACGGTCCGCTTCCACCCCAACAACCCCGACCACTGGGACCTGGTCCCCGGGCGTCCGGTACGCCGCAACAGTACCGGCGGCGCCAACTTGCGTTTGGAGGGGATCGACACCCTCGAAACCCATTACCGTCCCCCGTCCGGCGGGCAGGAGCTGCACCAGCCGAAGGAGTTCGCCGACAGGGCCGCGGACGAGCTGTTGAGCTGGCTCGGTTTCACCCAGGTGCAGCGCAAGCCCGACGGGACCGTCACCTCGTCCACCCCCCAGCAGGCCCCCGGCTACATCCTGACCCGGGGCGCGGACCCCCACGGCCGCTGCGTCGCGTTGGTCGGCAAGGGCCAGCACGCCAAGCGCAGCGGAGAGTCGATCGATGCAAAGGTCAAGGAGCTGAAGAAGACAGTCAACCACCACCTCCTCGCCGTCGGCCTCGCCTACCCGCTCTTCTACCGCACCCTCTTCCCCGACCTGCGCCAGGAGCTAACCGCCGTCGCCCAAAAGGCACGCAAGGATGGCGAGGGGCTGTGGCCGGACGATAAGACCACAGACGGTGCCCAAGCCGCCGCAGCCCCCACCATCACCCCTGATGTCGTCCTGCCGAAGTTCTTCCGCCGCCTGGCCGAGTACATCGTCCTCAATAATGGCGACCCCGACCTCGGCGGTTTCCGCGCTTTCCTCGCGCAGAAGGCCGACAAGTTCACCGTCCTGTCCGACGGCCACTTCACCACCGGCCTCGACCTCGTCGTCGAGGTAATCAACGCCACCGAGGTCAGGATGACCCGCGAGCCGGAGGACCTCGTCTTCGACGAAGGCTGA
- a CDS encoding sigma-70 family RNA polymerase sigma factor, producing the protein MSDDDVVGDVSPQGGYAQPVRTPLPLPLDYEGFYLGHQEFFHAFAEIHLGSRRAAEEVVHQVFLEILAGWEQLLQEDDLEQQTLTVLHRHVTRRLEREGRTPAFVINGPIAQNLRAVRNELELRDGTSGLYEAIAELPPRQFNVIVLRHLLGYKTARIARFMGLDVRTVDYHGRKGRERLRVLLKLPASPGKNKKGGGK; encoded by the coding sequence GTGAGCGACGACGACGTCGTGGGGGACGTCTCGCCCCAGGGCGGATATGCCCAGCCGGTGCGTACCCCGCTGCCGTTGCCCCTGGACTACGAGGGCTTCTACCTCGGCCACCAGGAGTTCTTCCACGCCTTCGCCGAGATCCATCTCGGCAGCCGCCGCGCGGCCGAGGAGGTGGTCCATCAGGTGTTCCTGGAGATCCTTGCGGGCTGGGAGCAGCTGCTGCAGGAGGACGATCTGGAGCAGCAGACCCTCACGGTCCTGCACCGCCATGTAACCCGCCGTCTCGAGCGCGAGGGCCGCACACCGGCATTCGTCATCAACGGACCGATAGCCCAGAACCTGCGCGCGGTCCGCAACGAGCTGGAGCTCAGGGACGGCACCAGCGGGCTGTACGAGGCCATCGCGGAGCTGCCGCCCCGGCAGTTCAACGTGATCGTGCTGCGACACCTTCTGGGCTACAAGACGGCCCGGATCGCCAGGTTCATGGGCCTGGACGTACGCACCGTCGATTACCACGGCCGCAAGGGCAGGGAACGGCTGCGCGTCCTGCTGAAGCTGCCCGCGTCGCCGGGCAAGAACAAGAAAGGGGGAGGGAAGTGA
- a CDS encoding gamma carbonic anhydrase family protein, which yields MLIAHEGCSPTVHPTAYVAPTATLCGDVRVGAGCRVLFGAVLTAEGGPVELGEGSIVMENAVLRGTRRDPLILGRQVLVGPTSYLTGCRVEVEVFLATGSRVFNGARIGARSEVRINGIVHLRTVLPADSMVPIGWVAVGDPVRILPPQDHDGIWAVQKNLDFPGYVFGLDRPADGESLMPAISERFGRGLGRHSNDQQI from the coding sequence ATGCTGATTGCTCATGAAGGTTGTTCGCCGACCGTCCACCCCACGGCCTACGTTGCTCCGACCGCCACGCTGTGCGGGGACGTGCGGGTCGGGGCCGGGTGCCGGGTCCTGTTCGGTGCGGTGCTCACCGCCGAGGGCGGGCCAGTGGAACTGGGCGAGGGCAGCATCGTGATGGAGAACGCGGTCCTGCGCGGTACCCGACGGGATCCGCTGATTCTGGGACGGCAGGTCCTGGTGGGCCCCACCTCCTACTTGACCGGCTGCCGGGTCGAGGTCGAGGTCTTTCTGGCCACCGGCAGCCGCGTCTTCAACGGAGCACGGATCGGGGCCCGCTCCGAGGTGCGGATCAACGGCATCGTGCATCTGCGCACCGTGCTGCCCGCCGACTCGATGGTGCCGATCGGCTGGGTCGCCGTCGGCGACCCGGTGCGCATTCTTCCGCCCCAGGACCACGACGGGATCTGGGCGGTGCAGAAGAACCTGGACTTCCCCGGCTACGTCTTCGGCCTGGACCGCCCAGCCGACGGCGAAAGCCTGATGCCGGCCATCTCCGAACGCTTCGGCCGCGGCCTCGGCCGCCACAGCAACGACCAACAGATCTGA